The Salvia miltiorrhiza cultivar Shanhuang (shh) chromosome 2, IMPLAD_Smil_shh, whole genome shotgun sequence DNA window CCAAGCGGCTAGAAAATTTTCTAGCCAATAAAGACAGAAAAGTGATACTCATTCCAAGGTTCGATTCTATACAACAAAAACATCTCTCATATAACTGAGGTTACATATCTAATGTGTTAAGAGTTCTGCTAGGATCATTCATATTCTTCAGTGCCATCTTTTCAATTGAACTCAGTCACATTCATAGTCACTCAACTTGGTCTCATATTCGTAGTTAACTAGTTATTAATTTGCAAGTAAATTTATTCCTGCCTGAGAAGAACCTCGTTTACTTTTCAGGGTTCCTCTGGATAATGGTGGTTATCTAGTGATTGAACAAACTGAAGCATTGGTATCTATTGATGTAAATGGGGGCCATTGTATGCTAGGTCAAGGAACGTCACAAGAGAAAGCTATTCTTGAAGTGAACCTTGCAGCAGCCAAACAGGTACATTCAGATTCAATTAAATTTGCTTTCCCTGTTTATGTTCTATTATGTAGTCTGTAAGCAAGACCCTCTAGTGTGTTATATTTAGGAAATATGAATTGATGAGATTTTTTGTAGAGCCATCTGGGTTTCTACATGTAGATATGTGCTTTGCATGCACATGCTTGGTTTAGAACATCTTCATTTGTAAAAAAATGTTTGTTTCTTATGCTaattactaattataagctATGCGAAATTCTGTTTGCTGTGTTATAAGTAACACACTGGAGTGATCTTGTACATTAAATTTTTATGGTTAACTATGCTTGGTAGTGCTGTATAAATGAACTTATAATTTATGTTGGATATGTTTCTGGATTTCAGATTGCCAGAGAATCAAGGCTCAGAGATATTGGTGGAATTATTGTTGTAGATTTCATTGATATGGTGGATGATTGTAAGTATTAGAGTTACTTTCCTAATTCACTGGCATGCAGTACATAATTGCTTTTCCATCATGCCCATTAGTGACAAATTTCTTTTAATATAAGAAGAGATAGCTACAAGTTATAATAATGAGAGAGATGACAGATAATTTGTGCAACTACTTGTTGCTTTAGTGCTCAAGTAGTGTTTCATTCTCATATTGTACTTTTAGTGTTTTTGTGTTTCCTCGTATAAAATTGTTTAAGGTTTATTTAGTAAGACTTAGGCATGAGGCTTGGTATTTGGCAGTTAATTTCATTTTAGTTCTTAGATACGGATGTAATTCATTTGGAAGATGGATATTAGCCCACCCCTTTCCTCATTTCTTCTCTTTTCTGGACATAATACTTTTATGACTAAACTCATCTATTCTGCTTCCTCCTTTCTCCAGCTCTAAGCCAATTCTTTACCAACACAATCCTCCATACTACCTTATTAATAAAGACTCGAGATGATTGTAAATGGAAGGCTCATGAAGTATATCTATTTGAGAAAATGTAACAACCTAGTAAGGAGGAGCAGATTTCTATTAGAATTGGAGAAGTCTAATGTATGCAATATCCTTTTCCTCTATTCTAACATTTTCCTTTGATGGTGCAGCAAATAAGAGGCTCGTTTATGAAGAAGTTAAGAAGGCTGTTGAGAGGGACAGATCAACCGTGAAAGTATCTGAACTGTCCAGGAATGGGCTTATGGAAATAACTCGAAAACGGGTATGTTCATATTATCAAGATTTATTGACAAATAGATAGATTTACATTCACCTGTTAGCATTTAGCAGAGAAGGGAATTAGACAGTTGTATGTGGTAGTAAATGTCATGCTTTTTAGATTTTCATAGAATTATGGGCTTCTCCCTCTCTATTTGTTTGCTTTTGAGCATGTTAAACTGAAGAAGGTGTTAGTCTTTGTGAAATACTCTGACAAGTTACAACTCCTTGGTGCCGGTATATAACGTTTTCCTATCCTTAATAAATTCTGACGTGAGACTCTTATAATATAAAACCATGAGAACCTGGAAAGTCCTGCATCTCTTATTGCACACACTTTATTAGCTGCTGATAGCTTTTCTATGGTGATGTTTGATAGGTTCGACCCAGTGTTACATTTATGATCAGTGAACCATGCACCTGCTGCCAGGCAACTGGCAGAGTGGAAGCTTTGGAGACATCATTTTCCAAAATTGAGCATGAAATATGTCGACTTTTGGTGAGTGGTTTTCCTTGGGAATTGAGAAAGTTAGTTGTGCAATAATTTGATATGCTAAAAATTACAATAGCTTATATTGGAGAATTTAATTTGTGCTTGTCCTTTCATCTTTGTTTGAAAGAGCATGGATTATTCCATTTTGACTCGGTAATTTTCTGCTGGATTATAGTTAACTACTTTTTTGTTGGCAACACAAGTAAAGTGCCCACTTCACATTTTGATATGTCTTATGTTTTCACCATGCTCTAATGGTTGTCTTTTCATTTGGTCAGTCAACAATGGACCAGAAAGCAGATGCCGAAAACCCCAAATCTTGGCCACGATTTATCCTGAGGGTGGATCGGCATATGTGTAACTATCTGACCTCAGGAAAGAGGACAAGACTTGCAGTTTTAAGTAGTTCTCTCAAAGTCTGGATTCTCCTAAAGGTATGCGTATGCGAGGCAACATTCATATCTGGCCAAACTGGAAAATTCTGTATTTGATTTATGTCGtgtgttttcttttaaaaagtGAAATCCATGTGTCTGCAGGTGGCTAGAGGGTTCAACAGAGGGGCATTTGAGCTGAAACTTCTGACAGATGAAAACCCAGACAAGGGCCAACACGACGGTGCTGCAATCTCAGTATTGCGACCTAAAGAAGTTTTACCTAATTCTCCTTCCCGAAGGGTAACTCTTTTTCCCATCAAAAACTGGAAAACAGGTAGGAAATGACTGCGCTCTACCATATCTGGATGAATAGCAGTTTTgtacatgtattttttttttgacctTTTATCATCAATCTAGAACATATTTTCTTCAGCTTGTGCATGTGATTAGCAGGCAGTTTGAGGCTGTCAcatcacacatatatatatatatatatatatatatatggaaaccCTGGCCTTGATAATGAAAATGCAGCAACACAACCCTTCAAAGATGAAGGAAGACAAACTCATCAATTGCAGGCACCTCCCCTATTTTCTTGAGGGTAGCCTTATCAGGTTCTTCATCCACCCCAATTGCCATTATTGCCTTGCCCTTCTTACCACTTCTTCCAACACTCATGAAGCTCACATTCACGTTATGCTCTCCAAGAATGTTTCCCACTTGTCCGATCATCCCCGGCTGGTCTACTTGGCGACACAGTATGACATTCCCCTCCAAGCTCACGCCCACGCTGAATGCTCCCACTTGGGTCAAATGAGGCGCCCCGAGCTTCACTCTCCCTTGGATGCTGATCCTCCCGTAATCCAACAACGCGCTCTCAAATCTCGACTCGACACCACTTATCTCTACTTGGATGGAGTCCACAGGTTGGTCCAGTGAAGAGTTTGTAGCCACCTTTTCCTCAGTAATCCTGAGGTGTTTCTGCTTGGCTATGAAGTCTGCGTTTATGAGGTTAACATGGGCATCGGAGATAGGCTCGATGATGCCTTTTGTGATCATAGCTCGAAGAATCCTAGTGTCTAAGTTGTCTGGATCTCGAGCTGAACCATACACCACCTTCACTGATTGGATTCCACTTCCTCCCACAACCAACTGCACAGCGATTCTTCCCAGCTTCTCAGCTAGGGCAACATAAGGACCCAACTCAGACAGAACCTGATAACAAGCAAGAAATTAATACGAACCATGAAGATGAGAAAGAAAGCACAAGCGCGCTGCTAATGCTAATCTCGACCTCAGGAGATATGATGGGAGCATTGATGGCAGTAGCAGAAAGCTCCCCTCTTAATGCACCAACAACAGCCTCTGCTATCTCCACCGCGACTTGTTCCTGCGCTTCCTTTGTGCTAGCTCCAAGGTGAGGAGTGGCTATCACATTCTCGTGTTGCGCCAATCTGGCATCTCTGAAGGGAGGCTCCTCTGCGAACACATCAAGGGCCGCCTACCAACAAATTTCGATCACTTTGTGTGAACAAGGTCAAGGTAGGGTTGAGAAAGAGAGGTTTACCTGAGCAACAATTCCAGTATCAAGGGCTCTAAGCAAAGCATCTTCATCCACAACGCCGCCGCGAGCAACGTTTATGAGGCGCACTCCCTTGTTCATTTTGGCGAAGGCTTCGTCATTGAATAGTCGGTGAGTTGAAGGGGTAAGAGGCATATGCAGAGACACAAAATGTGCAGAGGAAAGAGCTTCATCAAAAGAGACCAAATCCACACCAATGCCACGCGCTGTATCAGCGGGAGCGTAAGGGTCGTGAGCAATAACATGCATTCCAAGTCCTTTAGCACGCCTTGCAACCTCACTTCCAACTCTACCGAATCCTATCACCGCCAGAGTCTTCCCCTCCACACAAACACCAAAATGCTTACTACGTTCCCATTTTCCTATAAATCACAATCTTCAATTAGGGTCTAATTGATTAACAGCTAGAAGACATATGTGTATACGTACCAGCTTTCATGGAGGCGTCGGCCTGCGCGACATTCCTTGCCATGGCAGTGAGCAGAGCAATCCCATgctcggcggcggcgatggTATTGGCGGTGGGGGCATTGACCACCAAACAGCCAAACTCGGTAGCCGCCTGCCTGTCGACATTGTCGATGCCGACGCCGGCTCGGCCCACCACCTTCAACCTCCCTTTGGCGGCTTCAAAGAGGCGGCGCGTGACCTTGGTGCCGCTCCGAACAACCAGCGCGTCGAACTCCCCGATCCTGCCACACAATTCCTCCAAGGATTGGTTGTAGAGGCATTCCACGTGACCAAATTTACGGAGCAAATCGAGTCCCGCTTCTCCGAGCTTCTCGGAGACTAAGATGGAGCAGGAGGAGGGCTTCTGGGATTCTGAATTTCCTGACTTCAAAGCGGTGCGTCTCTTGTTATTGCTGGAGACGCTCACTTTCGGAATAATGGGATAAGATTGCTTCTTGTTGCTCAGATTACAACTGGCACACCAAATGGAGATTGCGCCCATTTTTGTGTAACTGAAGAAGAAGTAGATCAATCCATCATATGACGAagatcatttaattttaatacccAGAAACTAGTATTTTGGCTTCTGTTGACTCAGTTCATTTACTTGTAACAGTAACTATAATAACGGAAAATCAACAAAgccatttttcttattttttatttttattttgggggGACAAAGCCAGTTTCGTGTGGAGAGAGAGCGCGCGCTTTATAGCCTTATCTTGCCAAGTTGGAACTTAAAATATTACTTAGAAAATGGTGGtggaaacaaaaaacaaaacccCTTATTTCATCACGTGTTATGTTTTAGTATAACTTTTTGAAACGACATTATGTTATGATTTTTCAGaattcaaatttgaaaatatatatgctTCATCTTCTAATATTACGTGCACCCAATTTAAAAGGAGTTATTGAAGACAAGGGGAAAAAAAAGGATAATGAAACTTAGACGGTAAATCATTTACAACATTGCTTAATATGTATGCAATTCCCCATAGGATATATTATGTCAAGGTTCAAATTCAAATAACAGCTAAAATAGGAAAtcaattaacaatttttttaatttggaatACTAGGTGAATACGAATTCGATacgtatatattgatgaaatattaaatataaagaaatttaTATATGTTTAAAGTACAATATGTAAGTTATGTCATATGTGTTGAAAAAACAACGCACAATCattaatttgttaaatattcaaaaagaaaaattgcatGTCAACATGCAACACAATTGGGAAGGCGGCCAGAACTTGCTTTGAGCTAACAATGTGAAAACAAAgaaccatcatcatcatcatcaatatCACAAAAGCAGATAAGTGATTGAACTCATTCAATTTCCCATTATCAGTTTGATCTTGAATCAATGAAGCACAACAAAAACTATCTGTGCCGCTCATCCTACTCCTACATATGATGCTACTACTGCACATAAAAGCTGTTATGCTCAAACTGCATAACATAACAAAACAAAGACTCTTCTTTTAAGACTGCATTTGCAGCCACTCTATCTAACCAGCTTCCTTCATGTTCTCTCTCTAAGCAGCTTCAAGCCAAAATGCCTGCAACACAAGACAATCAAACACTATATATGCATGCAACCTCACATAATCAATATCGCATATATAAAGAGATTAGATTGGATTAGATTACCTTCCCATCATGAGAAGAGTAGCCTGAGGGTTGGTG harbors:
- the LOC131013068 gene encoding D-3-phosphoglycerate dehydrogenase 2, chloroplastic-like; protein product: MGAISIWCASCNLSNKKQSYPIIPKVSVSSNNKRRTALKSGNSESQKPSSCSILVSEKLGEAGLDLLRKFGHVECLYNQSLEELCGRIGEFDALVVRSGTKVTRRLFEAAKGRLKVVGRAGVGIDNVDRQAATEFGCLVVNAPTANTIAAAEHGIALLTAMARNVAQADASMKAGKWERSKHFGVCVEGKTLAVIGFGRVGSEVARRAKGLGMHVIAHDPYAPADTARGIGVDLVSFDEALSSAHFVSLHMPLTPSTHRLFNDEAFAKMNKGVRLINVARGGVVDEDALLRALDTGIVAQAALDVFAEEPPFRDARLAQHENVIATPHLGASTKEAQEQVAVEIAEAVVGALRGELSATAINAPIISPEVLSELGPYVALAEKLGRIAVQLVVGGSGIQSVKVVYGSARDPDNLDTRILRAMITKGIIEPISDAHVNLINADFIAKQKHLRITEEKVATNSSLDQPVDSIQVEISGVESRFESALLDYGRISIQGRVKLGAPHLTQVGAFSVGVSLEGNVILCRQVDQPGMIGQVGNILGEHNVNVSFMSVGRSGKKGKAIMAIGVDEEPDKATLKKIGEVPAIDEFVFLHL